The Zingiber officinale cultivar Zhangliang chromosome 10A, Zo_v1.1, whole genome shotgun sequence genome contains a region encoding:
- the LOC122027512 gene encoding nicotinamide adenine dinucleotide transporter 1, chloroplastic-like: MPGEFHQPTHRELLCNAFAGASAGIVAATFVCPLDVIKTRLQVHGFATLADSSRRGSIIIASLEQIIKKEGVRGMYHGLSPTIIALLPNWAVYFTVYNKLKGLLHSQDAADVDKPLSVGANIVAASGAGVATTVVTNPLWVVKTRLQTQRMSSGVVPYRGIISALGRISREEGIRGLYSGLLPALAGISHVAIQFPLYENIKSYLGNRGNTSVDKLSAGNVAIASSLSKVLASTMTYPHEVVRSKLQGQGHSRNSPAQYAGAVDCVKKIFQKEGVSGFYRGYGTNLLRTTPAAVITFTSYEMIQRFMHQFKFVSSDERQPDLLPISNSHMKS; this comes from the exons ATGCCTGGTGAATTCCACCAGCCGACGCATCGCGAACTTCTCTGCAATGCCTTCGCCGGGGCCTCCGCTG GGATAGTTGCCGCTACGTTTGTTTGTCCGCTGGATGTTATCAAGACGAGGCTACAGGTGCATGGATTTGCCACGCTTGCAGATTCTTCCCGCCGGG GAAGCATTATCATTGCAAGCCTAGAACAGataattaaaaaggaaggagTTAGAGGAATGTATCATGGACTCTCTCCTACAATCATTGCATTACTTCCAAATTGGGCA GTATATTTTACAGTTTATAATAAGCTCAAAGGCTTACTTCATTCACAAG ATGCAGCTGATGTTGACAAGCCACTTTCAGTTGGAGCAAACATTGTTGCTGCCTCTGGTGCAGGAGTTGCAACCACAGTCGTCACAAATCCACTGTGGGTTGTTAAGACCAGACTACAA ACCCAGAGGATGAGCTCTGGAGTAGTTCCTTACAGAGGAATAATCTCTGCACTTGGAAGAATTTCCCGAGAAGAAGGTATACGAGGGCTATACAG tggTCTGCTTCCAGCTTTAGCTGGTATTAGCCATGTAGCCATACAGTTTCCACTATATGAAAATATCAAGTCATATTTGGGAAATAGGG GCAATACATCTGTGGATAAGCTCAGTGCTGGAAATGTGGCTATTGCTTCTTCACTATCTAAAGTTCTTGCCTCCACTATGACTTATCCTCATGAG GTTGTGCGATCCAAGCTCCAAGGACAAGGACATTCTAGGAACTCTCCAGCGCAATATGCTGGTGCTGTGGACTGCGTTAAGAAAATCTTCCAAAAGGAGGGCGTGTCTGGGTTTTACCGTGGTTATGGAACAAATTTGTTAAGAACCACTCCAGCTGCTGTCATCACATTTACCAGCTATGAGATGATTCAAAGATTTATGCACCAATTCAAGTTTGTTTCATCTGACGAGAGACAACCAGATTTGCTTCCAATTTCTAATAGTCATATGAAATCATAG
- the LOC122027425 gene encoding U-box domain-containing protein 4-like yields MAAPEAGLAGDLDEVSKIMDRIRSEDEACRIAAAREIRRLTKTSSRHRRQLAGAIVPLVSMLRSLSSDSGEAAILALVNLAVKDERNKTKIVEVGALEPLLHFLQSTNSSLQEYATAALLTLSASFPNRPSISASGALPLLIKILVDGNPQAKIDALMAVYNLSTISENLGIILPLHPIPPLLCLLKSCRKSSKIAEKCSALLELLVSLEEGRAALTAAEGGVLTIVEVLEEGSLRSREHAVGILLTLCESDQCRYRDIILKEGAIPGLLELTVQGTPKSQVKAHLLLQLLRSSRSKRSELQAGTFDSIVCNIVSKMDGGEQMGKAKKMLADMIKVSMEQSLRHLQQRAFVGSSPNKPP; encoded by the exons ATGGCGGCACCGGAGGCTGGACTTGCTGGAGATCTGGATGAGGTCTCGAAGATCATGGATCGGATCAGGTCGGAGGACGAGGCGTGCAGGATCGCCGCGGCCAGGGAGATCAGGCGGCTGACGAAGACGTCGTCGAGGCACCGGAGGCAGCTTGCCGGCGCCATCGTTCCCCTCGTGTCGATGCTTCGGTCTCTAAGCTCGGACTCTGGTGAAGCCGCCATCCTAGCCCTTGTGAATCTCGCCGTCAAGGACGAAAG AAACAAGACAAAGATTGTGGAAGTTGGAGCTctggagccacttcttcacttCTTGCAATCAACAAATTCTAGCTTACAAGAATATGCCACCGCAGCACTCCTCACTCTCTCGGCTTCCTTCCCCAATAGACCTAGTATCAGTGCCTCCGGTGCCCTTCCTCTCCTGATCAAAATCCTTGTGGATGGCAATCCACAAGCCAAGATTGATGCTCTCATGGCGGTCTACAATCTTTCGACAATATCTGAAAACCTCGGCATCATTCTCCCGCTGCACCCTATTCCTCCTTTGTTATGTTTGCTAAAAAGCTGCCGGAAGTCGTCCAAGATCGCTGAAAAGTGCAGCGCACTCTTGGAACTGTTGGTGAGTTTGGAGGAAGGAAGGGCTGCTTTAACAGCCGCAGAAGGTGGTGTGCTCACCATCGTCGAGGTGCTAGAAGAAGGCTCACTTCGGAGTCGAGAACATGCAGTAGGAATCCTCCTCACACTATGCGAGAGCGATCAGTGCAGATACAGAGACATCATACTCAAAGAAGGCGCAATTCCTGGCCTTCTTGAGCTCACCGTTCAGGGGACCCCAAAGTCTCAAGTGAAGGCTCACTTGCTGCTTCAGCTTCTGCGAAGCTCGCGATCAAAAAGATCGGAATTGCAAGCCGGCACTTTCGATAGCATCGTTTGCAACATAGTGTCCAAGATGGATGGCGGCGAGCAGATGGGAAAGGCAAAGAAAATGCTGGCAGATATGATAAAGGTGAGCATGGAGCAAAGCTTGAGGCATTTGCAGCAGAGGGCCTTTGTGGGCTCTAGTCCAAATAAACCGCCCTAA